One Helianthus annuus cultivar XRQ/B chromosome 12, HanXRQr2.0-SUNRISE, whole genome shotgun sequence genomic region harbors:
- the LOC110894214 gene encoding uncharacterized protein LOC110894214, giving the protein METMNQQKTQILQDDHHQNTWGFIAKSNQESIEETSTISNGSSSLSSCSSFDTQDDASSSSSSSLNSNGSSVLDLSDLMTQLPIKRGLSKFYHGKSESFTSLARVMSIEDLPKKIKNPQSKMRKMNSHSKIISKKFSSSFKQRSFARSTLVNKTTDGI; this is encoded by the exons ATGGAAACAATGAATCAACAGAAAACACAAATCTTGCAAGATGATCATCATCAAAACACATGGGGTTTCATTGCAAAATCAAATCAAGAATCCATTGAAGAAACTTCAACAATATCAAATGGatcatcatcactttcttcatgttcttcattTGATACACAAGATGAtgcttcatcttcttcttcttcttcacttaATTCAAATGGCTCATCTGTACTTGATCTATCAGACCTTATGACACAACTACCAATCAA AAGAGGGTTATCAAAGTTCTATCATGGGAAATCAGAATCATTTACATCTCTTGCAAGGGTGATGAGCATAGAAGATCTTCCCAAAAAAATAAAGAATCCACAAAGTAAAATGAGGAAGATGAACTCTCATAGCAAGATCATTTCAAAGAAGTTTTCATCTTCTTTTAAGCAAAGAAGCTTTGCTAGGTCAACTCTGGTCAACAAAACAACTGATGGTATTTAA